The Mya arenaria isolate MELC-2E11 chromosome 16, ASM2691426v1 genome includes a window with the following:
- the LOC128221652 gene encoding uncharacterized protein LOC128221652: MQAKIEDEYLNKKDYSHRPSKKVVLIKWITTLLLFVLILGFVNFSKISFISIANRMFHAEKNGHAPWMFIMLQIVAVMPHIFNLIRGILRGAFRKDLPWPSKRSMRAATVVCLLESVGITFFIFKIPGITKPVVVVLLMMCVFIAPIFYNLVISFLLGRDARAKDKFRFFTALVFEIGGCGLTGMTVA; encoded by the exons ATGCAAGCAAAAATCGAGGATGAGTATCTCAATAAGAAAGACTACAGTCATCGACCTTCCAAGAAAGTCGTCCTCATCAAGTGGATCACGACCTTGCTTTTGTTTGTACTGATACTGGGATTCGTTAATTTCAGTAAG ATATCGTTTATATCCATTGCAAACCGAATGTTCCATGCAGAAAAGAACGGGCATGCTCCGTGGATGTTTATAATGCTACAGATTGTGGCAGTAATGCCTCACATATTCAACTTAATAAGAGGTATCTTACGGGGAGCTTTTCGTAAGGATCTACCATGGCCATCGAAGAGGTCTATGAGAGCG GCGACGGTGGTATGTCTTCTGGAATCAGTTGGGATTACATTCTTTATCTTCAAAATCCCCGGTATCACCAAACCAGTTGTTGTTGTGCTCCTTATGATGTGCGTATTCATTGCGCCCATCTTCTACAATCTTGTGATCAGCTTTTTACTTGGAAGAGATGCGCGGGCAAAGGATAAATTCAGATTCTTTACGGCGCTTGTATTTGAAATTGGTGGCTGTGGATTGACTGGTATGACAGTAGCGTAG